The genomic segment AAGCCAGAGGCCACGCATTCTTCACCTGTGTAAATGCACAGGCTCCCGTTGTCTTTGCAGGCCAGTTCATATTCCCAGTCTTTGCAGGCATTGTACATCCCGGATATAAATGTATAGAGCGCATAGGCAAGGGCAACATAGGCCATTGCCATTCCCAGGGCTGCAAGTGCAGGGTTAAGTGCCTGCCCTGCTGCATAATATCCCTGGTATGCCTGGACTGTGCCGGTTACGCCTGTTGTGCCTGCCGCACTTGTTGCAGCTGCTGTTGTGGCTCCGCCCCCGGCCAGGAAAGAACCTATTGATGCGCTTGTTCCGTATGCTGCTGCTGTTGCTGCATATCCCTGGTAGGTCAGGTAGGCTTTCAGAGCATAGGATGCACCGGTTAATGCCATCTGCAATGTTCCGTTTCCTGCATTGTATTCTGTTATTGCACAGGAAAGTTCTCCAGGGCAGCAGTCAGGAGAGAACACTCCGCCGTCAAGGGTGCGGCAGGTATATTTTGAACCTGAGAATATCCTTATGGTATCTGTGTCGCATTCCCAGGTCTGGGTTGTGGTTGAAGGCATGACATAGCACTTGACTTCTCCGCCCAGCCATGCATCTGTCTGGCCTGCATCGCAATAACAGTTTTCAAAACCGCCCGGTGTTCTGTGATCGCAGTATTCTTCAGGCACTGAAACAGGTTCCGGACTTGCCATTACAATGGTTCTGGAAAAGCACTGGCCAAAATGCTGTCCCATATGTGAAACGCACACGCAGTCTGACTCACCAAACAGTTTTTCACATTCAAAAGGGTCATAAGGGCCTGGAGACGGGGGATCATAATGACAGGCCAGAAATGTGCTGTCTCCCAGTTGCTCGTCATTCCAGAATCCCCAGTTCCTGGCTTCTCTCATCTCAGCAAAACCCAGCAGACCGTTACCGTCCAGATCATAGGGAGTTGTGTCAATACCGGCTGCCGGAGATGCAGGGTCAGAAGCTCCCACAAGTTCGCATGTGCAGAACCCGTATTTTTCATAGCACTGGGCATAGGAATAGATGAGCGGGTCTGGCACTATGGCCGGGTTGACAAATTCCGGTGGATAGGCTGTGGATGCCCAGAGACTGTGAATCAGAAAGAAAAAAATAATAGGGCATACAAGGCTGCCTCTGCAAAAAGTTTTATTCATCACAATTCCAGAACTCCCCCTGATCTACATTAATTGTATTGTCTTCCTGAAAAATGCACACATGCCTTAAACAAAGCCATCCATAGGTAGTCCAGGCCAGATTCCAGGCTATCATTCCATCGGTTTCAATGGGGCAAACTAGGTTTTTAGTATCTGCACAGGCATTGTAATATCCTGGCACGTCTCCATCCAGATCAACAATTTCGTTGTTTAAAACATCCGGCAGTTCCACATCAACAACCGGGCATAATTCATAAACCTCCCAGGGAAGAGCGTTTTTAAAGGTAAATTTTCTTGTTCCAACCCTTCCTGCATTATTGTCATTAACCCATGAATCCCAGATTCCTCCTTTTGCAGCACCTCCATGCCAGTATCCGGGTGAGATATTGAAAAGATCACCGGTTCCTGTGTAATTTCCATAGTCCGGGATATTATCTACTGTGACATTTGAAAATATTGCCCTTGCCGGAGCTGTATCCGGTTTCAGAGTCGGGGGGACATTTCTGACCTTTGGCACTGAACCGTCAGCACAGGTTCCTGGATTGGGCACATACAACCTTAATTCATTGCTTTTCAGAACCACATTTACCGGGCCTGAACTTGAGTTAAAGGAAATATGCACCAGTGCCCTGACCTTATGCTCTGTTCCCGGAAAATCATAATCTGTCCACATGAAACCGTCAGGAGGAGAGGCAGACCAGGTAAGAATATCATCAATAGTCCAGTCAATTTTAGTGACGGAAACAGCAGTAGGCAGGGCAACATAACTTCCTGTGGCATCCCTGAATCTGAGTTCAAAATCAACCAGGGTGCCTTCAAGGTCAGTGACGCGGATGGATGCCCTGTAATATTCCAGGTCTGTATAATCCTCTATTTCCTGATCCTGATTGCCGGTTACTATGATCTCAAGGTTGTCTTCATAGCTTTTTTCACCAGTATGAGGAAAAAATGCTGTTACACCTGATGTAAGAAAAAAATGAAATCCTGTATTAATTGTCACAGGAGCACCGTTTTCATCTGTATCTTCATATGAATAATCAGTGCAGTTTTTAACATTGTCAGTACCTGATACGGAAATCTTCAACTTTCCTTTTACATGGCAGTCATTGCCTGTAAGGGTTACTGATGCAGGATCTATGGCTGCTTGAAGCACACATTTTGCATTGGATTCTGTTTCGCATGTTCCGTTTCTGGTTTCATAGATAATCCCGTAACTGGGATTGCCGATCAGGTCAGGGGCTATGATCTGGCTGCAAGGAGAAAATGAAAGCTGCATATTATCTGCAACAGCTTTTGCAAAATCAAGAGGGGTTGAAGAATCGCCGCAATTGCTGTTTAAAGGAGGACTGACCTCAAACCATGTTTCAGCTTCGCAGTAATCGCCTCCTTTTGGGCAGTCAATTACAATGGATTCTTCTGCAAAATAGAACACCCATTGACTGTCAGGATAATCTTCCTGAATCCCGGTAAGTGAAATCGTGATTGCAGCTGATGCTGTATCATCTGAAACAATTATGTAATCTGCATTATGAGTACCCAAGCGGGAAGGCGTAAACTGAAGCACAACAGTCATGGATTCGGTCGGAGCCATCTGTGTGGTTCCTGATGTGCTGATTACCTTGAAGCAGGATGAGTCAGGCCCTGAAAAACGAAAATCAAGAATGGTCAGATCATTTTCAGGATGATTGTTAATAATTGTCAGATTCCGTACAGGAAGTGACTGACCTATGTGAAAGGTTCCGAAATTAATACTTGTTGCCGAAGTTTCAATGGCCAAGACTGGTACCGGGCAGACCAGGAATATGAAAGCCGTCAGGATTATGCTGTTAAACAATTTCATTATTTTCTCCTTATTCCACTGCCATTTCAGGGTTTGACAGGTTTTCCACATGAATATATTCTCCGTTTGTGTCCCTGAACGGGTCTTGGGTGCATGAGAGCATGGTATGGGGATTTCTCCACTGGCAGGTTGCTTTTGCAGCCAGTTCAATCCAGTCTTCGTATCGTATGTACTGGTACATGCCATTGTCATCAAAATAGACTTCGTTGAATACAGACTGGCATCCTTCTGTTAGAAACCGGGCTTCATTTTCATATTCAAGGGAATTGATTTCAAAGTCTTTATCCTGGATGGTGCAGTAGTATTCATTGGGAATGGCAGGTGTACGTCCTGCTCCGTTCATTATGCTTACATTTAATGAGATGGTGCTGGTTTCTGTTCCGCATTTTCCCGGTTCGTCAATGCGGCTGCATTTATGTGCTCCCATTTTGCATTCAGGGTCAGCCAGGGCTGAAACTGTCTCGCAGGTTCCGCTGTCAATGCCTGAGTTTGAACCCCCGTCAGTCCAGGCCGGATGGATTGCATTGCAGTTATTGTCGCAATCATACCCGGCTGCTACATGGGCGCAGAAATTCATGTTATTATCAATTTTTTTGTCAGGATTCTGGTTGGATATGGCACCTGAGTTTGTTCCGCAGTCATACCCGTCAATATAAACACATTCCGATTCTGCGCGGTTATCATTATAGCAGTCATACCCTGCTGAAACATAGGTGCAGTCATTGACATTGTTGTCAATTATTCCATCCCCGCTGCAATCATAACCGTCAAGGTACACACAGCCAGAATCTGCACATCCTGTTCCCTCGCAGTCATATCCTGATGACACGTATGTTCCGGAACATGTATTGGGGCACTGGTCATAATCATAGCAGGTATAGCATGTTTCGCATACCATGTCCGCTCCTGAACCTGTGCAATTGCAGTCATGGGGATTATCGCAGCATTCCGAGCATTCATGTGGATTGTGAGGATTGCAGTTATGGGTTCCGCATAATACTGCATCTGTTGCAGATGAACTGCTGCTGTCTGCAATACAGTCCCCGTTATAATCATAACCTGAATCACGCCAGGAGCAGGAAGCATAATCAACCAGGCTGTCTCCATTGCAGTCAAAACCTGTTATACGGGTGCATTGTGTATAATCATCATCTGCAATAAAATCGCCGCTGCAATCCCGGCCTGCATCTCTTACAGTACAGGAAGGATACTCTGCTGCCATGTCTGAATTGCAGTCAATGCCTGTTATATGATCGCAGGAGCTTATATCATTGTCTGCAATGCAGTTTTTATCGCAGTCATATCCTGCACTTCTGTATGTGCATGAAAAACAGTCTGCCCATCCGTCATTATTGCAGTCCAGGCTGTTTGATACGATATTGTCAAACTCGCGGGTTATGGAAAACTCCATGCTCACATGTCCGAAAGGTTTATAGGATGTTGGCATCAGGCCAATATCGTTTATGCGCTCAGGCCCTGCTGTTACAGTCCAGTTGTCAAAACCGCATCCTCCGTCAGCACGACTTCCTGTATAGGAACCTGAACTCAGGACAGGTGTGCAGAGGTCATCAGGCGGGTTGTCAAAATTTGCATGGACATGTGATGTCACATAAGTCTGTGCATCAGGAATAAACTGGTTATAGCAGATGTCAAACCAGTTCGATTTTGGTTCAATGCCTCCTGGTGTTATGGATATACCGGCATCTGTCCCGAGGCTCATTTTGCATTGATACAGATCATCAGTTGAAAGAACAGCTTCAAAAGGAGTAAAAGGAAATGCACCGGCCAGACCGTTTTGCAGGGAAAGGGAATCAAGAATTTCCCTTTTGTGAAACTGATCTGCGCATTTTGTTGAATAACCTGTTGAAACTGTCTGGTTTACCACTGAGCAGAAATAATCATACTTGATCTCCTGTTCCTCTCCGGGACATTTTTTGGGCCTCATTGCATCCAGTTCTCTCATGTATTTGTCTGTATAACCCAGACTCCCGTTTTCCGAATCACCGCATTTTATATCATTGGACACGGTTCTCAGCAGGGACAGGTTTGCTATGGCCTCACCCATCATGCTGATGCAGGCGCAGTCCTGCTGTATTGTCTCAGATGCTGCATCATAAGGACACTGGGGCATTCCTGTGCTTCCTGTTACGCAGGAACGAACCTGCTTTTCAACCAGGGATAGTGCCGGGGCTGTCTGTTCTGCGCCAAAAGGGTCAGCATTGCTGATGTTTTCCCTTGTTCTGCCGTCACCGTATATAAGTGAATCTGCCTGCCAGGTGACCACGCAGACCATTTCATCCACAGGGCAGTCAGGGTTTGAACCTGCTCCAAGGTTTATTGGATTGCCTGATGAATCTTCTGGTATTCGGGTGATGCCATCATATGTATAGCTGAGCATATCACCTGTATCCTGGTCTATTACAAAGCTCATATTCTTTGAATTGTTTGCAGCAGTCAGGTTTGAGGAATGAATAGCTGCATTTTTTGCAGAATCAGAATCCACAAGCCTGTCTCCTGAGCAGATATACCTTCTTTCAATGACCTGGAAATCCCCGCAGGTCAGGTAAATGCCGGGCATGGTCGGGCTTTCTTCTCTTGCAAGGTCTTCATATCCCGGAGGAGGTATCAGCTCAGGTGAATCAGGAGTCACAGTATAATACTGACCTGTCCAGCAGGTTCCCATGCGGTCTCCTATCAGATTAGTGCTGTTTCCGAACTGTACAGACGGTATTCCGTCAATAAATTCTTCCACAAGACGGCAGTCAGGATTGGATTCATAGTTTGCGCAGATCTTACGCACATTATCAAAAATACAGTCCCAGTTTCCCTGCTCGCAAAAAGCATTGGTTCCGCTTATTCTGTTAACCCATCCTGTTTCACGGCTTCCAAATGAATGGAAATTACCCACACGGCAACTGTTTGATGTTCCGAACTCTACACGGGCCTGCCCCTGTTCAGATACAATGCCGTAAGGTGAGCGTATCTGAACCCCTGAAACCGGGTCGTCAATAAAAAATGCCCCCCGCTCCGAGGTACTTACAGCATAGCTTTCGGATTTTGTTACAATTGACATGGCCTCCGATCTTTCAGTAAGCCCTGCTATGGATTTGCAGTTTACAAATTCCCCTTCTCCGCTCCAGCATTTAACAACAGGAGATGCGCCTCCTTCATTTTGAACTGAAACCAGGCTGAATGCCATGCACTCCGCAGGAAGGGTTGAACTGGAAAAGGTTGTTACCTGGTATTGGGGTGCATTGCTGATTATGCTGTCCATTATTCCTGATGCAAGCTGTGACAGGATATACTGGGCATTCAGGTAAATGGTATGTTCTGTTACCTGGCATATGGACGGGTTTACGCATGTAAAGTTTTCCATAGCCTGATGCAAAGGCAGGTCTGAGGCATTGGCAATGCGGTTTGCCAGTGTGGAATCAGCAGACAGGGTTTTTGAATCTGCATGGAAATTCCAGGCAAAATACTGGCATTCCCCGTCAGGAGGCGTATCCCAGTCTGTTGCCCATGACGGGCACATGGCAAAGCCTTTTTTGCCAACACCTGACACCTGGTATGAAACACCTGAATCAAAGGTATTAAAATCCGGGGCAATGGCTTTTTTTACGCTGATATTTATGCCCGAAGGCGAGGTTCCCAGAAAACATACAGCCAGTCCTCCAACCAGGTACAGGGTTTGATTTTCACCATATGCTGATGCGTTAAACTGCGTATTCCCGTCATAGGTACTGAAAGGGGTTACTCCCTGTGAAGGCCCGAACAGCCATCCTCCTGGGTCAGTCTGCATGGGTGTCAGAATCATATCCGATTTATTAACAGCCTGGTCCCAGCATGAGATACAATACCCGTTTCCCGAAGGGTCACATGGCTGGGCAGACGGGCAGATATGACCGGCAGGAGCTGTATCTGTAAGACAACAGCCTGATTCTTTTGGCCCGGCTGATGCATATAAAGGATATAATGCGATTATAATGCCTGTTATCCAGATCAATAATTTATCTTGCACAGCAGTCCCTTTTTCTCCATAACAGGTTTACAAAATTATCAGGATTTTTATCAGGAAAAGGGGGATTCTTGTTGCTACTCCATTTAAATCCAGGTTCTCCTATAACCCTGCACTTGGTATCTCTTTTGGGCCAGAGCAGCTGCCATTTATATTGGCCTTTTTTCCATATAGGCATGGGAACCCTGTGGCACATTGCCTCTGTTCCCACTGTTCCCCACAGCACAAAGGAGCGGTGAAGATTATAAATGGTTCTGCCCAGGATAGCGGCCTGGGACTGAACCGGGGTTCCTGTGTGGGTAACAAATCCGGTAAGGGGAAAGACCTTTGCCCAGGCTCCCTGACACCAGTAAAGGGTATTGATGGTGTACTTTACAGTTGCAGCCATGACATCAGGAATGCAGGCCAGTTGAGCAACAGGATTTGCAAACAGCACTGTTTCCGGGGTTAAAAGTGCAGACAGTTCTGAATCATCCCATCTGGGATCAACCTCTGTCATGTATCCGAGATCAAATGCGGAAAAATCCATGCAGATAAAGTCTGTAAGCACTTCAAGTATGGCCATGACAGGAAAAACATAATAATGGGCCTGCCAGAAACTCTGCTGCACTCCGGGCTTTACAACCTGAACGGTTCCGTCTTTTGACTGGCGCATACTGTCAGCATCAGAACCTGTTATCTCCCCGCTTAAATCAGAGCCGAGCAGGGGAAAACAGAATGAATCTTTCACTACTTCAATTACACGGGTGGGTTCCCAGAAGCTCACTGTAATCCCGATGGGAGTTTCAGTTACTACCCCGGCACTTTCACATTTGCAGAAAACATCACTGCTGTCAGAATCATTGGGATTGGAACCCGAAGCATTGACAATGGTATTAAAATCCATATTGCTCTGGTCAATATTGTCTGTTTCATCCCTGTAAGGATCAATCCGTGTTCCTGCAATCCTGACCGGGAACATGCACTCCCAGTTCATGGCTCCCATCATGTCAGAAAGTGACGGCATATTGCTTTCTTCGCAGGCTGCAAAGGCTGAATTTCCATAATAGAAGCAATAAAAAATGATTATTAAAATAAAGAGAAAAATCTGCGCTGCTCTGCTCATTTTTCTTGACATATGCGAATGAATAATCCTTAATAAGTGCCTCATTTTAATCTCTGACAGAAAGGAGGCTGCTGAAATGTCTGTTGTTGAAATAGTTGCAAATATCATTGGTTATGGCCTGGAACTTTTAATCCTTTTTGTAAAATGTCTGTTTATTTACGCAGCTTTTGTACTTGTTAAAGAGTGTGTTACGGGAAAAACCTCATTCTTCAATGGAGAAGATTTCAAATATTTCAAGGATGATGATATTACCGATCCTGTTTCAAATCCCCTTGAATATGATCTTTATTTCAGAGACCCCAAAGTTTAGATGTTTTATTGTGCTGTCTAACTTCTCATACTTTACTTCCATTGCATCCCTTTAATCTCATTCTCATCTTTTGCCGGTATCGGATCAGAATTATTAAAAGGCTCTACAACCTGATCTGATACCTTTACATTCACCTTGTGACGGTCAATAAATTCATTCATATCCCGGACATTCTCTTTAATTGCTTCCTCTCCAACACCCAAAACCTGGTTGATTGTTTTATCGCTTTTTCCTTCAAGGATATTATTAATTGCCTGCATATTATCAGACAATGAACTCAGGGATGATTCACTCAGCAGCCCTTTATCTCTGAAACTTAGAATTTGGTCTTTTAATGCATCATACTTGTTCCCGATCTCAACTCCTTGAGAAGAAAACGGCAATTGAAAATTATTAAGACTTATTGTTCCATCTCCCTCACCTTCAACATCAAAATTACCGGTTCCTTTTTGTACTGATATATTTCCTGTTTTATCAGTTTTCAGTCCCTTTCCTGACTCTGGATTCAGATCATCAAATTTCATGGTTTCGGAATCTACATTACCGATAATACCCGGATTTGTCTGGTAATTAGCTTTTGGAATGCTGCTGATAACATTGCTGAATGTGTTCTGAATGGCACTTCCATAGTATTTTGCAGTTTCTTTTGCAGCTTCAATGGGATCGGTAACTCTCTGCATATACCCATGTTTTGCAGCAATGGCTGCTACCTGAAGTTGAGATGAGTCTGATATATTTTTCAAACGTGAACTAAGATCCTGCTGCATGGATTCAGGGTCATTTTTTCCATTAGCAACTATATTGAATACATCTTCAAAAAGAGTTTTGTCTCCGGCCTTATTCGAGGCTGTTATTCCGGCCTGCCTTAAAATATTCATGATATTGCCCTGACTTCCAAGAATATCATTCCCGTGGCTTTTGAGAATATTGAAAGTCTGATTATCACTGTCTTCCATTATTGTGTTCCCGTCTGAAAGACTTATGCCCTGCTGAACAATCATTTGTCTTGGAGATTCGGCCATATTATCACTCTCAAATGCTCTTGCACCTTCGTCAGAGATTATGCCTTTTTCAATGGCATAATCTTTCATCAATTGATTTCTTTTTCGATCATCCTCCCAGGCTTTTCTGAATGAAGAGATTGCTTCCGGCAGATGACGGCTGACATTGGATTCGTTTATTCCGTCAACTGCCCCGCTTTTCACATGATGTCCGAACAATCTGCCAATTGTATTAAACCCGGCATTTGCAGAAAACATATGCTGAAGCGCCCTGGCTTCAGAAGCTTCGTGTGAGAGTGATTCAGATTCACTGATGCTTTTTTCATAGGTTTGAAGTGCGCTGTAAATCCTGCTTGCAGTATCGCTTACACGCTTGCTGTTACCCATTGAGCCTTTTTCACCGGTTCGTATAGACCCGGAATCGCTGCTTGATCGCTGTACACTTGAATCAAGACCTGTGTATGCATCTTCACGTTTGTCAATCTTTGCAGTTTTTCCGGTTCCGCGTCCGGCTTCATTGGCTAACTGGGCTGCAATTTTATACCCGGCACCTGCATCAATTCCTTTTTTAACCTTAGTGACTGGTATTTCTGAACTTTCGGAAGGTGAAATTCCTGACATTGAGGATGGTTTATCAGTACTTCCGCCTATACCTAACCCTAATTTCCCTTCCATAAGGTGCATATATCTCGAAGACATCCTGGTGGCTTCGCTGTCCGAATATCCAAATTGCTGAATCAGATGATCTTTCACACTCATGGCAAGGGCCACACCCTGTCTGGCTTCTTCGCTGTGTATCCAGTCAGCTCCGTATCCCAGGTCTCTTGACCATTGCTGGACATTTGATACATCAACACCTGTTGAATTTTTAAATGCTTCCTGGGCTGCATGTTTTACGTTGCTGGCCTGCTCTGCTTTTGCCGAAGCCCTTGTAGTTTCTGAAAGAGATGCGCTCATACCCCTGTTAAACGTGCCCTGGTAATCTGATGTAAACTGGTCAAACATGGCTGCATTTGCTGCTGTAAAACCTGCATCGGGCATTTCGGTTTTCATATCCATTGACTGTCCCTGGATACCTGTATGAGCATTTCCTGTTGTTCCGGTCAGAGCCTGATCCACAGAAGCCCTGTTCATAACCGGATTGACTGCGCCTGATTTCCCGTACATGCCATATGACTGACCAGGAGCTGCCACTGTATTTGCATATCGAAAAGCATTGGCATTGGCCATTTCTTCAGGTCTGCCTCCCTGTGCCATGACTTTGGTATTTTCATAATGGAGATTTCCGGCTGCGCTCACATCCTCAAGCCTGCTTATATCTCCGGCTGCCCGGTTGAAACGCTGCTCAACTGCCGAACTTGACATTGTTTTTAATCCAAGCCAGCTTAAAACAATGCCGGACAGGGGAATCATCCATGATACGGAAAGCCCCATGCCTGCAAGCACGTTTGTGGATTCACTCCACAGATACCACCTGTTTCCAAAACTCAGGGTGTGATTTCCTGATGCAGTGGCTGCTACATTAGACGTAACCTCAATAAGCTGATCCGTATAAATCGCATTAATAACAGAAAGCATTACACCCCACAGGGAAAGCCAGAGAAGCAGGCCGAACCATCCCAGGGGTACTTTAAAATTGTTAAGCAGCATAAACGGAATCAAGGGCAGCCATAAAGCGCAGACAATACAGAGCAGGATACTCTTGATCTTTGGAAGCCACATCAGGGCCATGATACCGTAGGCTCTCTGATCTGCCTTGAATTCTCTCACCCTCTGGGACATCAATTGAACAGCCCCGCTTTCAAAACCCATTGCTTCACCAATTCCCATGTCAATCATCCTTCCAAACCAGGCATTACGCAGTACATCTGCGGAATTGAGGGTGCCATTATTAAAAGCACTCCGCATTACACCTTCTGCAACATCCAGGGCTACATTCACATTCTGGGAAGGCAGAAATCCCTGTCTGGCAAATGTGGAATAAAGATTGTTCTGGGAAGCAGTCCAGTCTGCGGTAAGCTGGCCCCAGTATGTATTACATGCCATTGTTGTGTAAGCCGGTGAACTGCCTTCAGGGTTTTCGTAATTGGCATAATAGTTTAGCAGAAGGTTATTCCCGATTGTGGCCATCAGGTCATCCGAGTTTGCCAGTTCAGAATTGGAAATCACCTTGAGCGTAACAGCCGGAACCAGGCACTCCTTTGCAAAATTGGCAGTATTAAGCGTAAGGCGCGGGTCCTGCATGGAAGCATCGTGCATGGCCAGCAAAATATTGCCCAAAGCACCTATTCCGCCTCCGCTTGACAAATACAGGTAGTCCCCAAAACCTGATGGAATGACATTGCTCGTAAAGGTCGAGTCTATCAAAGAGGTTGTTTCCAACTCAAAGGTAGTGGCCATGAACAATGGCAGGGCTATGCCTATGGGCACATGGTTTGTGGTATGGCCCCAGGTCATTGCTGATCCTGTATTGGCATTATACTGTTCAATGGATAGATCGTGAACCACGCATTGCACAGGATAGGTAAACAGACCTGTGGAAACAATTATGGCTCCCATCATCCATTGGAAAAAGCCTGAAAATCCGCCTTTTGGACTCAATCCGGTTGTTATAATCACGGTTATCAGCCCCATGAGAAAGGATGATGCAAGCATGAACTTTACAGCCCCGGTCAG from the Desulfonema limicola genome contains:
- a CDS encoding choice-of-anchor D domain-containing protein — encoded protein: MKLFNSIILTAFIFLVCPVPVLAIETSATSINFGTFHIGQSLPVRNLTIINNHPENDLTILDFRFSGPDSSCFKVISTSGTTQMAPTESMTVVLQFTPSRLGTHNADYIIVSDDTASAAITISLTGIQEDYPDSQWVFYFAEESIVIDCPKGGDYCEAETWFEVSPPLNSNCGDSSTPLDFAKAVADNMQLSFSPCSQIIAPDLIGNPSYGIIYETRNGTCETESNAKCVLQAAIDPASVTLTGNDCHVKGKLKISVSGTDNVKNCTDYSYEDTDENGAPVTINTGFHFFLTSGVTAFFPHTGEKSYEDNLEIIVTGNQDQEIEDYTDLEYYRASIRVTDLEGTLVDFELRFRDATGSYVALPTAVSVTKIDWTIDDILTWSASPPDGFMWTDYDFPGTEHKVRALVHISFNSSSGPVNVVLKSNELRLYVPNPGTCADGSVPKVRNVPPTLKPDTAPARAIFSNVTVDNIPDYGNYTGTGDLFNISPGYWHGGAAKGGIWDSWVNDNNAGRVGTRKFTFKNALPWEVYELCPVVDVELPDVLNNEIVDLDGDVPGYYNACADTKNLVCPIETDGMIAWNLAWTTYGWLCLRHVCIFQEDNTINVDQGEFWNCDE
- a CDS encoding conjugal transfer protein TraG N-terminal domain-containing protein — protein: MWDIYPVGVDAEMLASILNWISQAVYGSSGSTTLTGAVKFMLASSFLMGLITVIITTGLSPKGGFSGFFQWMMGAIIVSTGLFTYPVQCVVHDLSIEQYNANTGSAMTWGHTTNHVPIGIALPLFMATTFELETTSLIDSTFTSNVIPSGFGDYLYLSSGGGIGALGNILLAMHDASMQDPRLTLNTANFAKECLVPAVTLKVISNSELANSDDLMATIGNNLLLNYYANYENPEGSSPAYTTMACNTYWGQLTADWTASQNNLYSTFARQGFLPSQNVNVALDVAEGVMRSAFNNGTLNSADVLRNAWFGRMIDMGIGEAMGFESGAVQLMSQRVREFKADQRAYGIMALMWLPKIKSILLCIVCALWLPLIPFMLLNNFKVPLGWFGLLLWLSLWGVMLSVINAIYTDQLIEVTSNVAATASGNHTLSFGNRWYLWSESTNVLAGMGLSVSWMIPLSGIVLSWLGLKTMSSSAVEQRFNRAAGDISRLEDVSAAGNLHYENTKVMAQGGRPEEMANANAFRYANTVAAPGQSYGMYGKSGAVNPVMNRASVDQALTGTTGNAHTGIQGQSMDMKTEMPDAGFTAANAAMFDQFTSDYQGTFNRGMSASLSETTRASAKAEQASNVKHAAQEAFKNSTGVDVSNVQQWSRDLGYGADWIHSEEARQGVALAMSVKDHLIQQFGYSDSEATRMSSRYMHLMEGKLGLGIGGSTDKPSSMSGISPSESSEIPVTKVKKGIDAGAGYKIAAQLANEAGRGTGKTAKIDKREDAYTGLDSSVQRSSSDSGSIRTGEKGSMGNSKRVSDTASRIYSALQTYEKSISESESLSHEASEARALQHMFSANAGFNTIGRLFGHHVKSGAVDGINESNVSRHLPEAISSFRKAWEDDRKRNQLMKDYAIEKGIISDEGARAFESDNMAESPRQMIVQQGISLSDGNTIMEDSDNQTFNILKSHGNDILGSQGNIMNILRQAGITASNKAGDKTLFEDVFNIVANGKNDPESMQQDLSSRLKNISDSSQLQVAAIAAKHGYMQRVTDPIEAAKETAKYYGSAIQNTFSNVISSIPKANYQTNPGIIGNVDSETMKFDDLNPESGKGLKTDKTGNISVQKGTGNFDVEGEGDGTISLNNFQLPFSSQGVEIGNKYDALKDQILSFRDKGLLSESSLSSLSDNMQAINNILEGKSDKTINQVLGVGEEAIKENVRDMNEFIDRHKVNVKVSDQVVEPFNNSDPIPAKDENEIKGMQWK
- a CDS encoding TraU family protein — translated: MPSLSDMMGAMNWECMFPVRIAGTRIDPYRDETDNIDQSNMDFNTIVNASGSNPNDSDSSDVFCKCESAGVVTETPIGITVSFWEPTRVIEVVKDSFCFPLLGSDLSGEITGSDADSMRQSKDGTVQVVKPGVQQSFWQAHYYVFPVMAILEVLTDFICMDFSAFDLGYMTEVDPRWDDSELSALLTPETVLFANPVAQLACIPDVMAATVKYTINTLYWCQGAWAKVFPLTGFVTHTGTPVQSQAAILGRTIYNLHRSFVLWGTVGTEAMCHRVPMPIWKKGQYKWQLLWPKRDTKCRVIGEPGFKWSSNKNPPFPDKNPDNFVNLLWRKRDCCAR